One stretch of Leptospira mtsangambouensis DNA includes these proteins:
- a CDS encoding gamma-glutamyltransferase family protein, with protein MLHFLKILIASLVFLFFFQCLGSRRPIVPSYVDPQGSLRDVAVGKKYMVSTGNPLATKAAIKVLEDGGNAIDAAVAALLVLNVTNGEAASFPSVAPTLVYDQKSGQVKSYIGAGTAPKKANIEWFKEKGYDVMPKNSILAQLLPASPDVIVRLLQDHGTKSFSELVKPAIAVAEEGFPANRILVKNLDLPLYKRLGFTIIMPYNSEVYLEKKWWYGIREGELTKRLDLAKTWKSMADEENRILKKGKTRKQALESVRDYFYKGPVADAIVKLHTEKGGLFTKEDLANYTGGWEKPISGEYGDYQIISNQTWTQGPVVPMVLQLLDGINLKSMGHNSPEYIHTVSQAIELVVSDRERYFGDPKFVDVPLDGLLSKKYAAIRRKLIQKDAFGATPPSGNPWLFSSKKPVSLQSTPNEVKDVSVGEIKYGKDTTYLSIIDASGNAVSLTPSDFPQSPMVPGTGLTLGIRMTQFRLDPNHPSALAPGKRPRITPNPGMVLKNGKLWMSFGTPGGDVQSQAMIQFFLNVIVFGMDPQKAVEAPRFRSVNWPDSFSPHVYRPGGIELEESLYEKVSDSLKEKGYKVYKKGHLDNDLGSVCAVLNDDKNRKLIGVADPREESWAEGK; from the coding sequence ATGTTACATTTTCTTAAAATTTTAATCGCTTCCCTTGTGTTTCTTTTTTTCTTCCAATGTTTAGGAAGTCGCCGACCTATTGTTCCATCCTATGTTGATCCGCAGGGAAGTTTGCGGGATGTCGCTGTTGGTAAAAAATATATGGTTTCTACGGGAAACCCACTCGCCACCAAAGCGGCCATCAAAGTTTTAGAAGATGGAGGGAATGCGATTGATGCAGCAGTTGCCGCATTGCTTGTGTTAAATGTAACGAATGGTGAGGCTGCTAGTTTTCCATCCGTTGCTCCTACCTTGGTTTACGACCAAAAATCAGGACAAGTCAAAAGTTATATTGGAGCAGGAACGGCTCCTAAAAAAGCAAACATAGAATGGTTTAAAGAAAAGGGTTATGATGTAATGCCAAAAAATTCTATTTTGGCTCAGTTGTTGCCTGCATCTCCTGATGTCATCGTACGACTGTTACAAGATCATGGAACAAAATCTTTTTCTGAATTAGTAAAACCGGCAATTGCTGTTGCGGAAGAAGGATTTCCTGCCAACCGAATCCTTGTCAAAAACTTAGATTTACCATTATACAAACGATTAGGTTTTACAATCATTATGCCTTATAATTCCGAAGTGTATCTTGAAAAAAAATGGTGGTATGGAATTCGAGAAGGCGAGTTAACAAAACGTTTGGACCTTGCAAAAACTTGGAAGTCAATGGCAGACGAAGAAAATAGAATCCTCAAAAAAGGAAAAACCAGAAAACAAGCGTTAGAATCTGTAAGGGATTATTTTTATAAGGGACCAGTTGCCGATGCGATTGTCAAATTACATACGGAAAAAGGAGGACTCTTTACAAAAGAAGATTTGGCAAATTATACAGGCGGATGGGAAAAACCAATTTCCGGTGAGTATGGAGATTATCAAATTATATCCAACCAAACTTGGACCCAAGGACCCGTGGTTCCAATGGTTTTGCAACTGTTAGATGGTATAAACTTAAAATCGATGGGCCATAATTCACCTGAATACATTCATACAGTATCGCAAGCAATTGAACTTGTTGTTTCTGATCGGGAAAGGTATTTTGGAGATCCCAAATTTGTGGATGTTCCGTTAGATGGATTACTTTCAAAAAAATATGCAGCGATACGACGAAAACTGATTCAAAAAGATGCCTTTGGTGCCACACCTCCCAGTGGAAACCCTTGGTTGTTTTCTTCTAAAAAACCTGTTTCTTTACAATCGACACCTAACGAAGTTAAGGATGTCTCAGTTGGAGAAATTAAATATGGAAAAGACACAACTTATTTGAGTATCATCGATGCTTCTGGAAATGCTGTTTCTCTTACTCCAAGTGATTTTCCTCAATCACCTATGGTTCCAGGAACTGGACTCACATTGGGTATACGGATGACTCAATTTCGTTTAGACCCCAATCATCCTTCTGCGCTAGCACCTGGCAAACGACCAAGGATCACTCCTAATCCAGGAATGGTTTTAAAAAATGGTAAGTTATGGATGAGTTTTGGAACTCCAGGGGGAGATGTCCAAAGCCAAGCGATGATCCAATTCTTTTTGAATGTAATTGTTTTTGGAATGGATCCGCAAAAAGCAGTGGAAGCACCTAGATTTCGTTCGGTGAATTGGCCGGATAGTTTTTCTCCTCACGTTTACCGTCCAGGTGGAATTGAGTTAGAAGAATCTTTGTATGAAAAAGTTTCTGATTCATTAAAAGAAAAAGGATACAAAGTTTATAAAAAAGGACATTTGGATAATGATTTAGGTTCCGTATGTGCCGTGTTAAATGATGATAAAAATAGAAAACTCATTGGTGTGGCCGATCCAAGAGAAGAGTCCTGGGCAGAAGGAAAATAA
- a CDS encoding response regulator: protein MTNILLIEDEPGIQETIQISLESEGFIVSLASTGKQGIEKVSQDVSLIILDVGLPDQNGFEVLKEIRKKYLTPVIFLTARNTEIDKVLGLEIGADDYIVKPFSPRELLARIRAILRRSTPTQSLEDHKLRISLDKKLVYFNGYHLNLSPYEYKTMELFFKWPGRIFTREEIMDSVWTEPEDSFDRAVDTVIKNIRARFKEIEPDFDPIETRRGQGYGLKEKI, encoded by the coding sequence ATGACAAATATACTTTTAATAGAGGATGAACCAGGAATTCAGGAAACCATTCAAATTTCATTAGAGTCTGAAGGATTTATCGTTTCTTTGGCCTCTACAGGAAAACAAGGAATTGAAAAAGTTTCACAGGATGTATCTTTGATCATTCTTGATGTCGGACTTCCTGATCAAAATGGATTTGAAGTATTAAAAGAAATTCGGAAAAAATATTTAACTCCCGTTATTTTTTTAACTGCTAGGAATACAGAAATTGATAAAGTTTTGGGGCTTGAGATTGGTGCAGATGATTACATTGTCAAACCATTTAGCCCCAGAGAACTTCTGGCAAGGATTCGTGCGATTTTAAGACGATCCACTCCAACACAAAGTTTAGAAGATCACAAACTTAGAATTTCTCTGGATAAAAAGTTGGTTTATTTCAACGGTTATCACTTAAATTTATCTCCTTATGAATACAAAACGATGGAACTGTTTTTTAAATGGCCAGGTAGGATTTTCACAAGAGAAGAAATTATGGACAGTGTTTGGACAGAACCAGAAGATAGTTTCGACCGCGCTGTTGATACTGTGATTAAAAACATCCGTGCCAGGTTCAAAGAAATAGAACCAGACTTCGACCCCATTGAAACAAGAAGGGGACAAGGATATGGATTGAAGGAAAAAATATGA
- the creC gene encoding two-component system sensor histidine kinase CreC codes for MLSIGFYYLIDKTEESIRPRYMETVEESLNDTAHILSAIVEERLEQNPKDVYHFKIFLHTLFSPVFENTNKRSFEAKIYSLLKTNTDIQLYITDKNGIVIFDSESYREGLDYSKFNDVYLTLQGKYGARSSKLLDTEGEGALFVASPIRFKNQMIGVLTVIKPKTGVIPFIDEAKKKFWRISLLVASAIAILFSLLAYLSFRPILRLSQYVSSLRKKEKVVFPKIGIRELNELGKEVDLLVEEIEGKKYIESYVQTLTHEIKSPLSSILASVELLQSHPNESDRLTKNIHEEAKRIQKLIEQMLELSSLEGKKTITMDDRVLLYDLVLEVIANFKSELEWKSIQIITECKNKLLEMFGNRNYLSLSIENLIRNSIDFANKNDTIHIRIEENPDYSVDFSIMDEGHSIPDFALDRITEKFYSLPRPTNNRKSSGLGLSIVSQIVDLHGGKLKVQNRSPRGVEVSIQFPKK; via the coding sequence ATCTTAAGTATTGGTTTTTATTATTTAATCGATAAAACGGAAGAATCCATTCGGCCTCGATATATGGAGACGGTCGAAGAATCTTTGAACGATACAGCACATATTTTGTCCGCCATTGTCGAAGAACGATTGGAACAAAATCCAAAAGACGTTTATCATTTTAAGATATTCCTTCATACTCTGTTCTCTCCCGTATTTGAAAATACAAACAAACGTTCGTTTGAAGCAAAAATTTACTCGTTATTAAAAACCAATACAGACATCCAACTTTATATCACCGATAAAAATGGGATTGTGATTTTTGACTCTGAATCCTATCGGGAAGGTCTCGACTATTCAAAGTTCAATGATGTTTATTTGACTCTTCAAGGTAAATATGGAGCAAGATCCAGTAAGTTACTAGACACAGAAGGAGAAGGAGCTTTGTTTGTGGCTTCCCCGATCCGATTCAAAAATCAAATGATTGGGGTTCTTACTGTCATCAAACCAAAAACTGGTGTGATTCCATTCATTGATGAGGCCAAAAAAAAGTTTTGGCGTATATCTTTACTGGTTGCTTCTGCCATTGCCATTCTCTTTAGTTTACTCGCTTATTTGAGTTTTCGTCCTATTTTGCGTTTGTCTCAGTATGTAAGTTCTTTACGAAAAAAAGAAAAGGTTGTGTTTCCAAAAATAGGAATTCGTGAGCTGAATGAACTGGGCAAAGAAGTTGATTTGTTGGTCGAAGAGATTGAAGGCAAAAAATATATAGAATCTTATGTACAAACCCTTACACATGAGATCAAAAGTCCTCTTTCTTCCATTTTGGCATCTGTTGAACTTTTACAATCTCATCCGAATGAATCAGATCGTTTGACAAAAAACATCCACGAAGAAGCAAAACGAATTCAAAAACTCATTGAACAAATGTTAGAACTTTCTTCCTTAGAAGGCAAAAAAACAATTACAATGGACGATAGAGTGTTGTTATATGATCTCGTGTTGGAAGTGATTGCCAATTTCAAATCCGAACTAGAATGGAAATCCATTCAGATTATTACCGAATGTAAAAATAAACTTTTGGAAATGTTTGGGAATCGTAACTATTTGTCTTTAAGCATTGAAAACTTAATCAGAAACTCAATCGACTTTGCCAATAAAAACGATACCATTCACATTCGAATTGAGGAAAATCCGGACTATTCTGTCGATTTTTCTATAATGGATGAAGGACATTCCATTCCTGATTTTGCTTTGGATCGAATCACAGAAAAGTTTTATTCCTTACCTCGTCCCACAAACAATCGAAAGAGTTCTGGTTTAGGGCTTAGCATTGTTAGCCAAATTGTAGATTTACATGGTGGAAAATTGAAGGTCCAGAACCGAAGTCCTCGTGGTGTGGAAGTTTCGATTCAGTTTCCAAAAAAATAG
- the creD gene encoding cell envelope integrity protein CreD, with the protein MSKLQTSVNLRLAILGGMVLLFIIPLVMIGSLIEERSASRNQAVVEVGEKWGTSQTIVGPILMVPYNVRIPKSGSTKEKDKWDYITDYAYFLPDELDSVVEMKTELRKRSIYEIPLYTSKMKLSGKFSPMYSSDFPLDTTYIYWEDARIILSVSDLKGLGGEMKLLWAGKEKKFLPGTRSSYLHSGLNASANISEAGNFIPFEIQLEIKGSETFSVVPIGKKSKLVMSSDWRDPSFNGNFLPKDRSIQDDGFSAVWESSYFARSYPQVIHSMDESVLNAILNSAYGVNLVIPVDHYLKMERSVKYGLLFIVTSFALFFLMEVFGGILLHPIQYILIGSAMVLFYILNLSFSEHFGFLPAYILSSLAVTGLIGYYAISVLKNKKKGLITASYYFVLYSFLYVILASEDQALLLGSLALFLVLSAVMHFTRKVDWYQFGVKKES; encoded by the coding sequence ATGAGTAAACTACAAACATCTGTTAATCTTCGTTTGGCCATTCTGGGTGGGATGGTTTTATTGTTTATCATTCCACTGGTGATGATAGGTTCTTTGATAGAAGAAAGAAGTGCATCTAGAAACCAAGCCGTCGTTGAGGTTGGTGAAAAATGGGGAACTAGTCAAACCATCGTGGGGCCTATTCTTATGGTTCCTTATAATGTAAGGATTCCAAAATCAGGTTCCACAAAGGAAAAAGATAAATGGGATTACATTACAGATTATGCATATTTTTTACCAGATGAGTTAGATTCAGTTGTAGAGATGAAAACTGAACTTCGTAAAAGAAGTATCTACGAAATTCCATTGTACACAAGTAAGATGAAACTTTCTGGCAAATTTTCACCAATGTATTCTTCCGATTTTCCTTTAGATACAACATACATTTATTGGGAGGATGCTCGGATCATTCTATCTGTGTCTGATTTAAAAGGACTGGGCGGTGAAATGAAATTGTTGTGGGCAGGAAAAGAAAAAAAGTTTCTACCTGGAACCAGATCTTCTTATCTACATTCAGGTCTCAATGCATCTGCAAACATTTCCGAAGCAGGAAATTTTATCCCCTTTGAAATCCAATTAGAAATTAAAGGATCTGAAACATTTTCAGTTGTTCCGATTGGAAAAAAATCTAAATTAGTAATGAGTTCTGATTGGAGAGATCCTTCTTTTAATGGAAATTTTTTACCAAAAGATCGTTCGATCCAAGATGATGGATTTTCTGCGGTATGGGAGTCATCTTACTTTGCAAGATCATATCCACAAGTGATCCATTCAATGGATGAATCTGTGCTAAATGCAATATTAAATTCTGCTTATGGTGTGAATTTGGTCATCCCAGTCGACCATTATTTAAAAATGGAAAGATCAGTTAAGTATGGTTTACTTTTTATTGTCACAAGTTTTGCCTTATTTTTTCTAATGGAAGTGTTTGGTGGGATTTTGTTACATCCCATCCAATACATTTTGATTGGATCAGCTATGGTATTGTTTTATATATTAAACCTATCTTTTTCAGAGCACTTTGGATTTTTGCCAGCATATATTTTATCCAGTTTGGCTGTGACAGGACTCATTGGATACTATGCCATTAGTGTTTTAAAAAACAAAAAGAAAGGGCTGATCACTGCTTCTTATTATTTTGTTTTGTATTCCTTTCTGTATGTGATTTTGGCTTCTGAAGACCAGGCTTTACTTCTAGGATCATTGGCACTGTTTTTGGTTCTTTCCGCCGTGATGCATTTCACTCGCAAGGTGGATTGGTATCAGTTTGGGGTTAAAAAGGAAAGTTAA
- a CDS encoding TRL domain-containing protein, producing MKYLLLSIFSLALFTNCVTTPLPAYLFSNTTQHLNGDAVGNMVTSAKVEKSGKSCSLSGLSVNIFYYGAGNSIEEAAQYAGIKKIAVVDRESLTILPFGLFYRECVVVWGE from the coding sequence ATGAAATACCTTTTACTTTCAATTTTTAGTTTGGCCCTTTTTACAAACTGTGTGACCACTCCACTTCCAGCGTATCTTTTTTCCAACACCACCCAACATCTAAACGGGGATGCTGTTGGTAATATGGTAACGTCTGCTAAAGTGGAAAAATCAGGAAAGTCTTGCAGTTTATCAGGTTTATCCGTAAATATTTTCTATTATGGTGCGGGTAACTCCATCGAAGAAGCAGCACAATATGCAGGGATCAAAAAGATAGCTGTCGTTGATAGAGAATCATTAACGATTTTGCCATTCGGACTCTTTTATCGCGAATGTGTAGTTGTTTGGGGGGAATAG
- a CDS encoding TRL-like family protein gives MKMKLVFISLLSVFLFANCAIGPTHGLLFNSTKFAGTFNPENNVKSSKEGKGCQFTILYLFSVGDAGAGSVANKNGISKIATIDHSSLSVFTGLFRNYCTIVSGE, from the coding sequence ATGAAAATGAAATTAGTATTTATCTCTCTATTAAGTGTATTTTTATTCGCAAATTGTGCTATTGGGCCAACACATGGACTACTTTTTAATTCAACTAAATTTGCGGGTACGTTTAACCCAGAAAACAATGTAAAGTCATCAAAAGAAGGAAAAGGATGCCAGTTTACTATCCTTTATCTTTTTAGCGTTGGTGATGCAGGTGCAGGATCTGTCGCAAACAAAAACGGAATCAGCAAAATTGCAACCATCGACCACTCTTCTTTATCTGTCTTTACCGGTTTATTCCGTAACTACTGTACAATTGTATCTGGAGAATAA
- the lsa14 gene encoding adhesin Lsa14 produces MKKSIFFGISLTFILLTQNCSGTSFHASYVPSANTNPTREYATASTLSKGGLFFHKTYVPGPLGLNAEGTSEGRGCSHSVLYLFSFGDSSIETAKKNGNITKVAYLDYEQLGILGYVYHRVCVIVKGS; encoded by the coding sequence GTGAAAAAGAGCATTTTCTTTGGCATCTCACTCACATTCATATTACTAACACAAAACTGCTCTGGTACATCGTTCCACGCTAGTTATGTGCCAAGTGCTAACACCAACCCAACTAGGGAATACGCAACAGCTTCCACTCTTTCCAAAGGTGGGCTTTTCTTCCACAAAACCTATGTTCCTGGACCACTCGGACTCAACGCAGAAGGAACTTCTGAAGGAAGAGGTTGTAGCCATTCCGTTCTCTACTTGTTTTCATTCGGTGATTCATCTATCGAAACAGCAAAGAAAAATGGAAACATCACAAAAGTTGCCTATTTGGATTATGAACAACTCGGAATCTTAGGTTATGTTTACCATAGAGTTTGTGTAATTGTGAAAGGATCATAA
- a CDS encoding methyl-accepting chemotaxis protein, translated as MFAKFFAPKKAMTISDDLFTEVMLRNNKRMFLSFLSILALANVATLSIKLAGKGSDYLTYQSILIEFVLATSILVFGFLLSSKLKTHWSSSYISITGVTLCLLVFQYEIYGATELAATFYISFVLSVLYFNRNASIYNFILIIISEVVLFALRPELIPGGPKSNIIVRFLIFVWVGIGATVGATATRTLLNLAVEKQKEAKKALDNLLHMAKTILNTIDMMKQQIKNQDTISEELKLISEHQATSLSEISTSLQELSSKADSNNKIAKSLYHESETSIQSVNDLKAINETVQTGTGRIYKNLDVVLGYSTDTSEHIHLSINKFNILQEKSTEISDFVSVINDIADKVNLLSLNAAIEAARAGEHGRGFAVVAEEISKLADATTRNSKEISKIIQENLSLIGESSELINRSSEMMGKLDTAIGIIKNEITGVGTKIVEIDKAIETIDNLNTRIYETSKTIENSTNFQKIATEESTKITASISEYADNIVEISKQISESSKSTGGIIVQLDAMAKEMTN; from the coding sequence TTGTTTGCTAAATTTTTTGCCCCAAAGAAAGCCATGACGATTTCCGATGACCTCTTCACGGAAGTGATGTTACGAAACAACAAACGGATGTTTCTTTCGTTTCTGTCGATCCTTGCACTCGCCAATGTTGCAACACTTTCCATTAAACTTGCAGGGAAAGGTTCCGATTATCTGACATATCAGAGTATCCTCATTGAGTTTGTTCTTGCTACTTCTATATTGGTTTTTGGTTTTTTACTCTCTTCCAAATTAAAAACACACTGGTCTTCTAGTTATATATCCATCACAGGGGTTACACTTTGTTTGTTGGTATTTCAATATGAAATTTATGGAGCAACTGAGCTTGCTGCTACGTTTTATATTTCTTTTGTTTTAAGTGTATTGTACTTCAATCGTAATGCATCTATATATAACTTTATTTTGATTATTATATCTGAAGTTGTTTTGTTCGCTTTGCGACCTGAGTTGATTCCTGGTGGGCCCAAGAGTAATATCATTGTAAGGTTTTTGATTTTTGTTTGGGTTGGGATTGGTGCTACTGTTGGGGCAACAGCAACAAGGACTCTGCTAAATTTGGCAGTTGAGAAACAAAAAGAAGCCAAAAAAGCTTTAGACAATTTGTTACATATGGCAAAAACCATTTTGAACACAATTGATATGATGAAACAACAAATTAAAAACCAAGATACAATTTCAGAAGAGCTAAAACTAATTTCGGAACATCAGGCTACTTCTCTTTCTGAAATTTCAACTTCTTTGCAAGAATTATCTTCTAAAGCAGATTCCAATAATAAAATCGCAAAATCATTGTATCATGAATCAGAAACTTCCATTCAATCAGTGAATGATCTAAAAGCGATAAATGAAACGGTACAAACTGGAACTGGTAGGATTTATAAAAACTTAGATGTTGTATTAGGTTATTCGACTGATACTTCGGAACACATTCATCTTTCGATCAATAAGTTCAATATCCTTCAGGAAAAAAGTACAGAGATTTCTGATTTTGTCTCTGTGATCAATGACATCGCCGACAAAGTAAATTTATTATCGTTAAATGCTGCTATTGAAGCAGCAAGAGCTGGTGAACATGGCCGAGGTTTTGCTGTTGTTGCCGAAGAAATATCAAAGTTAGCTGATGCGACGACTAGAAACTCCAAAGAAATTTCTAAGATCATCCAAGAGAACCTTTCATTGATTGGTGAAAGTAGTGAACTGATCAACAGGTCTTCGGAAATGATGGGAAAGTTGGATACAGCCATTGGTATCATTAAAAATGAAATCACGGGAGTGGGTACAAAGATTGTAGAAATTGACAAAGCAATTGAAACCATTGACAACCTCAATACCAGGATTTACGAAACAAGCAAAACCATCGAAAATTCTACGAACTTCCAAAAGATTGCGACCGAAGAATCGACAAAAATCACCGCTAGTATTTCTGAATATGCGGACAACATAGTCGAAATATCCAAACAAATATCAGAAAGTAGTAAATCTACCGGAGGGATCATTGTTCAGCTGGATGCGATGGCAAAAGAAATGACGAATTAG
- the omp85 gene encoding Omp85 family outer membrane protein — MNRTISLVLFSFFVLAPFVIPSVLSAQEYMPSAGCEKDPPPKNLPFPMDPTKQLCKKDIEDKREGWYPTGLPLINSDPNEGIGYGVRAYLYDNGKKADPLFYYTPYRMRVFGQYFNTNKNAQYHQVSLDMPFIADTQWRLRADLFLTITPTTLYFGIGEESMKPLSYLDRNQQDGRHIINASYMDQENNLAYYRPGTSSDPVSLGGKTYSGFPQAPGFVVTDKMYNRYTIETPMATTSTERSFVGGTVRLVAGLKFSNNIVRTYDGKLARGVDPLLGGEHTADVPNGKTRLTEDYEGKKIIGYNGGYVNALRVGLVYDTRDFEPDPNSGIFAEATYEKHTKSIGSDYDYQKYFAQTKLFWSPFPKVFDKLVIANRFGLGVTDGEAPFYEYRNMWGTEGLVGGLGGLRTIRGFKQDRFVGRAMGWGNTEVRWKFAEAKFGDEFFAFNLVPFFDYGRVWDDEHKLGWKGYAYSRGLGLRIAWNQATIIMIDYAKSREDEQLFVNFSHVF, encoded by the coding sequence ATGAACCGAACCATTAGCCTTGTTCTTTTTTCCTTTTTTGTTTTGGCACCCTTTGTCATTCCAAGTGTTCTTTCGGCACAGGAATATATGCCCAGTGCAGGTTGTGAGAAAGACCCTCCACCGAAAAACCTTCCCTTTCCCATGGATCCTACAAAACAACTTTGTAAAAAGGATATAGAGGACAAACGAGAAGGTTGGTATCCAACAGGTCTCCCTCTCATCAACTCAGATCCAAACGAGGGGATTGGATATGGTGTACGTGCTTATCTTTACGATAATGGAAAAAAAGCAGATCCACTTTTTTATTATACGCCGTATCGGATGCGTGTCTTTGGGCAATATTTTAATACAAATAAAAATGCCCAATACCATCAGGTTAGTTTGGACATGCCTTTCATTGCAGACACTCAATGGCGGTTGCGTGCTGATTTGTTTCTAACCATTACACCTACCACTCTCTATTTTGGAATTGGTGAAGAGAGTATGAAACCCCTATCTTATTTGGATAGAAATCAACAAGATGGACGACATATTATAAACGCAAGTTATATGGACCAAGAAAACAACTTGGCTTATTACCGCCCAGGGACAAGTTCCGATCCAGTAAGTCTTGGAGGAAAAACTTATTCTGGATTTCCGCAGGCACCTGGATTTGTCGTAACAGATAAAATGTACAACCGTTATACGATTGAAACTCCGATGGCAACTACAAGTACAGAACGTTCTTTTGTTGGTGGAACTGTACGTCTTGTTGCAGGTCTAAAATTTTCCAACAACATAGTTAGAACATATGATGGAAAATTAGCACGTGGTGTGGATCCACTTCTTGGAGGTGAGCATACAGCAGATGTTCCAAACGGAAAAACTCGACTTACAGAAGATTATGAAGGTAAAAAAATAATCGGATATAATGGTGGTTATGTGAATGCTCTTCGTGTTGGACTCGTTTATGATACAAGAGACTTTGAACCAGATCCCAATTCTGGAATTTTTGCCGAAGCAACGTATGAAAAACATACCAAGTCTATTGGATCTGATTACGATTACCAAAAATACTTTGCACAAACAAAATTGTTTTGGAGTCCTTTTCCAAAGGTGTTTGATAAGTTAGTCATTGCCAATCGATTTGGTTTGGGTGTGACCGATGGGGAAGCTCCTTTTTATGAATATCGAAATATGTGGGGAACGGAAGGTCTTGTGGGAGGTCTTGGAGGGCTCAGGACCATTCGAGGTTTTAAACAAGATCGATTTGTTGGAAGGGCTATGGGTTGGGGGAACACAGAAGTTCGTTGGAAATTTGCTGAGGCAAAATTTGGAGATGAATTTTTTGCCTTTAATTTAGTTCCCTTTTTTGACTATGGCCGTGTATGGGACGATGAACATAAGTTAGGTTGGAAAGGGTATGCTTATTCTCGAGGACTAGGGTTACGGATTGCTTGGAACCAAGCTACTATCATTATGATCGATTATGCTAAGTCGAGAGAAGATGAGCAGTTGTTTGTCAACTTTAGCCATGTTTTTTAA
- a CDS encoding HEAT repeat domain-containing protein — MNPRFFLALAIAAQFFTSKVHASEHEPDHLERCLELATQGSEYSFREPSNIEGITCLGLSKNPKYIPILGSLLKKDNSDHVRFTVIRALSWMETEEVTEYLLYTIQEDNYYHARYCAALSFSSIRDKRAIPVLEKYIHNLERSERSAIVEILEALSGRDYTQFLLEDVSEENDLKKLKTKANNEFKAGHYGSTLHYINRALELEPENLNSLYLKANALVFIKNFYDSEKIYTSLLESKFPDKAGVYKQLGDLETTRGNLTEANEYYRKGLDLKSKSPK; from the coding sequence ATGAATCCACGTTTTTTTTTAGCCCTCGCAATTGCCGCTCAATTTTTTACCTCCAAGGTCCATGCTTCGGAACACGAACCAGATCATCTGGAAAGATGTCTTGAGTTAGCAACGCAAGGAAGCGAATATAGTTTCAGAGAACCAAGTAATATTGAAGGAATCACCTGTTTAGGATTATCTAAAAATCCTAAATATATACCAATATTGGGTTCTTTATTAAAAAAAGACAATAGTGATCATGTTCGTTTTACCGTTATACGCGCTTTGAGTTGGATGGAAACAGAGGAAGTAACAGAATATTTATTATACACAATACAAGAAGATAACTACTATCATGCAAGGTATTGTGCAGCACTTTCATTCTCATCCATACGAGACAAAAGAGCCATTCCTGTTTTAGAAAAATATATTCATAATTTGGAACGAAGTGAAAGAAGTGCTATCGTTGAAATTTTAGAAGCACTTTCAGGAAGAGATTATACTCAATTTTTACTCGAAGATGTTTCAGAAGAAAATGACTTAAAAAAATTAAAAACAAAAGCAAACAACGAATTTAAAGCCGGACATTACGGTAGCACACTTCATTATATCAATAGAGCATTAGAGCTTGAACCTGAAAATTTAAATAGTCTCTACCTAAAAGCCAATGCTCTTGTGTTTATAAAAAATTTCTATGATTCTGAAAAAATTTATACATCATTGTTAGAATCAAAATTTCCGGACAAAGCGGGAGTTTATAAACAATTAGGTGATTTGGAAACAACTAGAGGGAATTTGACAGAAGCAAATGAATATTACAGAAAAGGATTAGATCTTAAATCAAAATCTCCCAAGTAG